One segment of Carya illinoinensis cultivar Pawnee chromosome 1, C.illinoinensisPawnee_v1, whole genome shotgun sequence DNA contains the following:
- the LOC122311082 gene encoding phospholipase A1 PLIP1, chloroplastic-like, with amino-acid sequence MACTSLTIPTSPRVAAASEDMFYKEQPMRGLRRSHSSKDLRNRACIRRSYSDNHFFHSNNRVQATATQPKLKSSRSTGIFPLFQLPSTIFPSSVRSLLFDPETSKDMDVVEKNTNIMEKSVDFSEGEGIKKSNWMERLLEIRSHWRNRQHNEGEDEDVTGEECDISECDCGGDEDGCAVDYSSEGGGGGGVRYNRESFSRLLVRVPWSDTKLFSQLAFLCNTAYVIPEIKAKDLRKYYGLHFVTSSLEKKAEAAAIKAKLDEDSTAIPQAASEAASEFSSEKDVASKKCPIHRSVAYEIAASAASYVQSRTKSLLSLGSESQEEGDDEESTKGQPQEDREISPRLYKPEMAACMAASTMTAVVAAGERQKQEAAKDLQSLHSSPCEWFICDDLSTYTRCFVIQGSDSLASWQANLFFEPTKFEGTDVLVHRGIYEAAKGIYEQFMPEIVEHLNKYGERAKLQFTGHSLGGSLSLLVTLMLLTRKVVNSSTLRPVVTFGSPFVFCGGQNILDELGLDESHIHCVMMHRDIVPRAFSCNYPDHVATVLMRLNGAFRSHSCLIKNKLLYSPLGKLFILQPDEKSSPPHPLLPPGSALYALDKNQCGYSTNALAAFLNSPHPLETLSDPTAYGSDGTILRDHDSSNYLKAVNGVLRQRTKILDVRRVREQKNLLWPLLTSPSPHTWNHESDLNNSSLATKEIMTGV; translated from the exons ATGGCATGCACCTCATTGACTATTCCAACGTCTCCAAGGGTTGCTGCAGCCTCCGAAGACATGTTCTACAAAGAGCAGCCCATGAGGGGCCTTCGCCGCTCACACTCTAGCAAGGACCTTCGCAATAGAGCCTGCATCCGAAGATCCTACTCTGATAACCACTTTTTTCACTCCAACAATCGCGTCCAAGCCACAGCTACACAACCAAAGCTCAAGAGCAGTCGTTCTACGGGAATTTTCCCATTATTTCAATTGCCTAGTACCATCTTCCCAAGCTCTGTTCGATCACTTTTGTTTGATCCGGAGACAAGTAAGGACATGGATGTAGTGGAAAAGAATACGAATATAATGGAGAAATCAGTGGACTTTAGTGAAGGAGAGGGGATAAAGAAATCGAATTGGATGGAGAGGTTACTGGAAATAAGAAGTCATTGGAGAAATCGGCAGCATAATGAGGGTGAGGATGAAGATGTGACTGGTGAAGAGTGTGACATTAGTGAGTGTGATTGTGGCGGAGATGAAGATGGTTGTGCCGTTGATTACAGTtcagaaggaggaggaggaggaggagtcaGATATAATCGTGAATCATTCTCGAGACTTTTGGTTCGAGTGCCATGGTCTGATACAAAGCTGTTTTCTCAGCTTGCATTTTTGTGCAACACGGCTTATGTGATACCAGAGATCAAG GCAaaagatctaagaaaatattatggCTTGCATTTCGTCACATCTTCATTGGAGAAGAAAGCAGAGGCAGCTGCAATTAAAGCAAAACTTGATGAGGATTCCACTGCCATACCCCAAGCTGCCTCAGAAGCAGCAAGTGAATTCAGTTCTGAGAAAGATGTGGCCTCTAAGAAGTGTCCTATCCACCGATCCGTTGCCTATGAGATTGCGGCATCAGCTGCTTCTTATGTCCAGTCACGTACAAAGAGTCTTTTGTCCCTTGGTTCTGAATCACAGGAAGAGGGTGATGACGAGGAGTCAACCAAAGGCCAGCCACAAGAGGACAGAGAAATTTCACCCCGATTATATAAGCCAGAAATGGCTGCTTGCATGGCTGCTTCAACAATGACAGCAGTGGTTGCTGCTGGAGAGAGGCAAAAACAGGAGGCAGCAAAGGATCTTCAGTCACTCCATTCATCGCCTTGTGAATGGTTTATTTGTGATGATTTAAGCACGTACACTCGCTGCTTTGTGATTCAG GGATCAGACTCCTTGGCATCTTGGCAAGCAAACCTTTTCTTTGAACCAACCAAATTCGAG GGTACAGATGTGCTTGTTCATAGAGGAATTTATGAAGCTGCAAAGGGAATATATGAGCAATTCATGCCAGAAATAGTTGAGCACTTGAACAAATATGGGGAACGTGCAAAACTTCAATTTACTGGTCACTCTCTTGGGGGTAGTCTCTCTCTTTTGGTCACCTTGATGCTACTGACCAGGAAGGTTGTCAATTCCTCCACTCTCCGACCAGTGGTCACTTTTGGCTCACCGTTTGTGTTCTGCGGAGGGCAAAACATACTTGATGAGCTGGGCTTGGATGAGAGCCACATTCACTGCGTGATGATGCATAGAGATATTGTTCCTAGAGCCTTTTCCTGCAACTACCCTGACCATGTTGCCACAGTCTTGATGCGTTTAAATGGCGCCTTTCGCTCGCATTCTTGTTTGATAAAAAAT AAACTATTGTACTCTCCTTTGGGCAAACTGTTCATTCTGCAACCTGATGAGAAGTCATCTCCTCCGCACCCTTTACTCCCTCCAGGTAGTGCTCTATATGCCTTGGACAAGAATCAATGTGGATACTCTACAAATGCCCTTGCAGCCTTCCTAAATAGTCCCCACCCCCTAGAGACACTTAGTGATCCCACTGCCTACGGTTCAGACGGTACGATCCTTAGAGACCATGACTCGAGCAACTACCTAAAGGCTGTGAACGGGGTTTTAAGACAACGTACAAAGATATTGGATGTTCGGAGAGTAAGAGAACAAAAGAACCTATTGTGGCCGCTTTTGACTTCACCATCTCCACACACGTGGAATCACGAGAGTGACTTGAACAACAGCAGTTTAGCGACCAAGGAGATAATGACTGGAGTTTGA